The DNA window GGCAAGGCCCGTCGTCGCAAATTCGGTGAAACCGGAAGGCTCGATGCTGGCGGCGGTGAAGCTCAGCCGGTTGGCGACTTCGCAGAATTCTGGGATCGTCGGCGGGAAAGCGAAATAATTGTAGACCTTGGTCATGAAGCTCTCGCGCGGGCCGACATAGCCGGCACCGTGCTTGCTGCGGAACTCCTGTTCGATCCCGCGATTGGCGGCTGCAAGCTCGCGCGATTGGCGTTTCAGCATCGCTCCGTAATTATCGATCAGCAGCGAATAATCGGAGCCAATGCAGTTGAGCGCTGCAACGTTGAGCGCACTGCGGAAGTTCCACACCGTCTGCGCGGTCGAGATGTTGCGATTGACGGTGTTGCGCACGCCGTAGACGTCGGTCGGCGGGATCACCACACCGCCCGTCACGCCGAGTGGCGGAGCGGGACGCGGCGGGACCACAACCACCGGCGGCGGCGGCGGGGGTGGCGGGGGAGGCGGGGGCGGCGGCGCGGGTGTGGCGCAAGCGGATAGCGTTACCACCATCGCGAACGCGATTCCCGTTTGTTTGAGTGTGCGACCAGCCATCCCGTATCTCCCGTGTATTCTGCAACTGTCCCTGCGACATACGTTCTTAGCCGAAGCTGAATCCGCGCGCCACTACACAGGCAAAGAAAAAGCCCGGCAGGATCGCTCCCGCCGGGCCATTTATCGTCAATGACGTGTGCGTCAGTCCTGGCTGCCGAGGAAGCTCAGCAGGAACTGGAACATATTGATGAAGTCCAGATACAGCGTAAGCGCGCCGAGGATCACTGCCTTGCCGGCCATGTCGGTGCCGCGCACATACTGGTACTGGGCCTTCAGACGCTGCGTATCGTAAGCGGTGAGGCCAGCGAAAATCAGCACACCGATGGCACTGATTGCCATGGCGAACCCGCTCGACTGCAGCCACATGTTCAGCAGCATCGCCACCAGCAGACCGACCACGCCCATGATCAGGAACGTGCCCATGCCGGACAGATCCTTCTTCGTGGTGTAACCGAACAGACTGAGGCCTGCGAAGGCGGCGGCCGTCGCAAAGAAGGTGAGAGCGATCGAGGCCTGCGTATAGACGAGGAAAATCGTCGACAGCGATGCGCCCATCAGCGCGGCGAACGCCCAGAACATCAGCTGCAGGGTACCTGCGCTGAAGCGGTTCGCGCCGAAGCTCATCGCGAACACGATCGCGAGGGGCGACAGCATGATGATCCACGGCAGGATCGGGTTCGAATACAACGCCGTCGTCATGCCGGTGTTGGCCATGACGAGCGCGATGATCCCGGACAGCAGCACGCCCGAAGTCATGTAGTTGTAGATCGAGAGCATATGCTTGCGCAGCCCTGCGTCGCGCACGGTGTTCGGAACCGACGCGTTCGAAATGCCCGGTTCGTAACCGACGCCGCTGCGCTGGTCGTTCCAATCGGCCATGATTAACTCCTATCCCGTTGGCGCCACCATAGGCGCCGACTTGTAATCCGTAATATCGGGATCATGCGCGCGAAATTCAAGCGTAATCGGACAAGCTGCCGAACCGCGTCAGCGCGAGATTTTGCGTGCTTCTGCCGCCAGCTCCACGCCGCGGTCGCGCGCAGCGGTGAGGGTTTCGCGCAACAACGCGCGTAGGGCGTTGCCATCGTCGAGAACGTCGATCCCCTTTTGTGTCATGCCGCCCGGGCTCGCGACGCGTAGAGCGAGCGCTCCCGGATCGTGGCGCGAAGCGGCGGCGAGATCGGCTGCGCCGTCCACCATCGCCAGGGCAAGCCTGTCCGCATCCTCGCGTTCGAGCCCGAGATCGTGCGCCGCACCGGCAATCGCGTCGATGAAGCGATAGAGGAAAGCCGGTCCCGAGCCAGTGAGTGCGGTGACGAGATCGTAGCGATCCTCATCGACCCAGGCGATCGGACCGAGCGGACGCGCCAGCTCCTCGATCGCCTGACGCTGGCGATCGGACAGATTGCGTCCGGCCAGCGCGATCGGCGACTTGCCGAGCGCGCAGGAGAGGTTCGGCATCAGGCGGATTACCTTGCCTGCTGTTGGAAAAGCCCTGCGCAGCGTGTCGAGATCGATGCCGCCAAGGATAGAGACGACCGTCGCACCGTTGGTGGCTGGCGCGATTTTGGTGGCCATCTCCGCCAGCATGTGCGGCTTGAAACCAAGCACCACAGCATCGAACGGGGTCGGTGGGAGGTCTGTTACCAGGCGGGTGCCGGTCGGCACTGTTTTTGGGCGCGGATTGTAGATCGTGAAATGATGCGGCGGGATGCCGCTTTTCAGCCAACCGTCGACCATGGCCGAAGCCATGTTGCCATATCCGCAGACGAGAATGCGTTCGAACATGGCTGGGGGAGTATTACGCTTCCCCCGCCGCGTCCACCAGTGCATTGGCGAGCGCTTCGGCGGGAGCCTTGTCGCCCCATAGTGCAAACTGGAAGGCGGGGTAGAACCGGTCGCACTCCTCGACCGCTGCCTCGACCGCGGTTTTCGCCTGCGCGAGGCTCAGCAAGCCATCGTCGCCGAGCATCAGGCCATGGCGATACAGTACCATGCCCCCATTCGACCAGATATCGAAATGACCCAGCCAAAGCTGTTCGTTGACCAGCGCGAGAAGCTCGACCACCGAGTCCCGCTTTTCCTTCGGCACCCGTACTTCGGGGAGGCACAGCAGCTGGAGCACGTGATCGTCGCGCCGCCAGACACCGCGCAGCTGGTAAGTCGTCCAGCTGCCCTTGATCTCGCCGGAAATCTCGTCCTCGCCGGTGTACTCGAACGGCCAGCCATGCGCTTCGAACAGCGCCGCGAGCATATCGACAGGCGCGGCATCGTTGCCGATTTCGATCGTTCCTACCGCGCCCATGATGCCCTCATATCCATGGGGCCCCTTATGAATCGCGATGAATCACTCGCGCAATGAGCGGCTGACTCGCAGCTGCGTATAACTCGATAAGCCTGTGGTATTGTTGTGGAAAAGCCCGGGAATTGCTGGGGATAAAATGGTTGTGCCGAATGGTTGATGCAAAGTTCAACCGTCCGGAAGCAGCACCACTTCCTCGCCATCACCTGAACGCCAGACGAGACTTTCGTGCCCCTCTTCCTTAAGCGCATTGACCATTTTCATCGCTTCCGCACGCGAGGCAAACGGCCCGGTGACCATGCGATTCGTCTGGCCGAGAACCGAGCGATAGGCGTCGCGCCCGTCTAGTATCTCGTATTTTCGCTTGAGCCTGCGCCAGTCGAAAGCGAGCGCATCGACATCGCGTCCGATCCCCAGCTGAACCCAGATTCGCGCCGGGTTGGGCGGCGGTGGGGGATCTTCAGGCTCGGGCCGCGCAGGCTTGATCGCGGTGACGTCAACCGCTCCCGATGACGCTTCGGCTTCCGGCATGGCATCGGGCTTGCCGATATCGCCGAACGCGCTGGCAAAATCGGGTTCGCGCGCAGGCTCTTGCACCGGCTCGTCGCGGATCGTGCCCGGCACCGTAGCCAGATCGAAACCCGGCCCAGCGGTTGGACTGGGTTCGCGCACCGGTGATTGTGCCACGTCTTGCGCAGGAGCCTGTGAAGGTGCCTGCACCACCGGCTCGGCCACGGTCGGAGCGGGCGGCTGAGTGGTATTCTCGGCAACGGGTCCTGTAGCAGGCGGATTCGACCGACCGGTGGGGCCCTCGCGGCGGCGCTGTTCTTCCTGATCTCGCAATGTTGCCGCCTGCCGTGCAAGCCGGTCGGGCTCGTCGGTACGCGATGCGGGAGGCGCAGTCGTTTGGCCTTCGCTCGATTGGCGTGAGGGAGCAGCCGCAGAAGCCCGACGCGGCGGACCTCCCAGCGGTTCGCCTTTGGGCACAAGACCGTCACCCGCGCTGCGGCGAGGCTTCCGTACCGGCGGCTGGGCCGCGTAGGCCGCAATTTCGGGGGTGTCGCGTCCTATCTCGCTCGAGCCGGGGAACCGGCCGAGATTGGCGGCAGCGGCCTGTTGCGCGCGGGTAAGCCGTTCCATGATCCTGAGGAACGGTTCCATTTCGCGAGCGAGCCCGGCGGGCATGACGGCATTGGCGACGGTGACCGCTTCATCGCTCGCCCCCAAGATCGCAAGCGAGAAAGCGCGCGTTCGCCAGGCCGATTTGTTCTGTCGTTGCAAAAGCGGAAGCAGCGTTGCTTCGGAGCCTTCGCGATCGCCCGAAATGGCGAGACTCAGTGCAAGGCGCCGGATCAACTCTTCCGACGAAGACCGCGCCATGACGGCACGATAGAGCGTCTGGGCGCGGCCCTGCGCACCGACCAGGTCGTAGGCTAGCGCACGTTCGGCATCGATAACCGGATCGCCGAGCGCCTGCTCACCGACATTGTCGAACAGCGCGATCGCAGCGACGGGATCGTTGCGCCGCACCTGCACCGCCGCGATCCCTGCCAGCGCTTCGTCACTGCCCGGGTCGAGATCTCGGGCGCGGGAGAAAAAGCCGAGCGCAGCATCGCTATCGCCGAGCACGAGTGCGGAACGGCCGGCGATCAGCAGCGATCGCATGTCGTCCGGATTGCGCGCGAGCGCTTGCAGCGCCTCCTTCAGCGCCTGCTCTTCGGGCGGCGGCAGGCGCTGGACCACTTCCTGAGCCACCGCCATTTCGGGCAGCGCAAAAGCCGCGCCGGCACAAACCAGCGCAGCCAAAGCGGCGGTAGCGCGTTTACTGGTTATTCTGGCGACCGAGGAAGCGCGGAATGTTGACGGCGCCATTATCGTCATCTTCGTCCTCATCTTCGGATCCGGCGGCAGGCGTCGGCGCGGAACCGCCGCGCGAGAGATTGGCCATCCGCTCGAACAGGGTGCTTCCGCCACCTGGCACGGGAGGCGCGCCGCCGGGCTGACCACCGGACTGTCCGGCGGGCTGACCCGATGCGGGGCCGGGTGTCCGTTCAGCCGTCACGTTTTCGCCCGAGCCACCGCTACGGCCCGAGCCCATACCCTGCGGAACGCGAGGTGCGGGATCGGCCGGTGCGTCGGAACCGGAAGTGCCGCCGCCCTCTGCCAGACGCGATGCATCGAGCAACAGCTCGTCGCCACCCTCGTCCTCGTCGTCCTCGTCGATGGCCTTGGGCATACGCGGCAAACCGCCGCCCGAAAGATCGGCGTAAGCGTCCTGCGGAACGTCGTCTTCGCCTTCCTCGTCCTCGGCAAAGTCGAGCGAGAGGTCGAGCGGTTCGTTCCCGCCATCGTCCGCGTAGCCGCCATCCTCGCCGGGAACGGCATAGGCGCTGTCGTCGGTCGGCGACGGGGGTTCGGTCACATCGTCGGCGTCTTCGAACCCTTCGCTCGAATCGAGATCGCGTGCCGGACGGGCCTGGCCACGCTGCACAAGCGGGGATCCGCCATAATCGTCGTTATCCGCATCGGCATCGTCATAGCTGCCCTCGGTTTCCGTTACGGGCTCGGGGGCAGGCTCGGGCTGAGGCCGCGGGGCGGGATCGGAATAGCTCGTCGTCGCCGCGTAGGCCGGCTTGCGCGCCCCGCTTTCGTAGGAGCCGGATACGTGATCCTCGATCCCGGTGGCGACCACCGAAACGCGGATTTTGCCGTCGAGATCGGGATTGAACGCGGAACCCCAGATGATGTTGGCATCGGGATCGACCAGTTCGCGGATATGGTTGGCCGCTTCGTCGACTTCGAGCAGGCGCATGTCCTCGCCGCCGATGATCGAAATGATGACTCCGCGCGCACCCTGCATCGAAACACCGTCGAGCAGCGGGTTGGCGATCGCCATTTCGGCCGCTTCGAGCGCGCGGCTTTCGCCATCGCTCTCGCCCGTGCCCATCATCGCCTTGCCCATTTCCTGCATCACCGAGCGGATGTCTGCAAAGTCGAGGTTGATGAGGCCCGGCATCACCATCAGATCGGTGATCGAGCGTACGCCCTGCTGCAGCACTTCATCGGCCAGCAGGAACGCTTCCTTGAAAGTCGTTTCGGCCTTGGCGACCAGGAAAAGGTTCTGGTTCGGGATGACGATCAACGTATCGACATGGCTCTGGAGCTGGTCGATACCCTGCTCGGCCGCGCGCATGCGTCGCGTGCCTTCGAACAGGAACGGCTTGGTCACCACGCCCACGGTGAGGATGCCCATCTTGCGCGCGGTTTCCGCGATCACGGGAGCCGCACCGGTACCGGTGCCGCCGCCCATACCGGCCGCGATGAAGACCATGTTGACGCCTTCGAGCGCCTTTTCGATCTCGTTGATGGTCTCTTCGGCTGCCGCGCGACCGACTTCGGGCCGCGCGCCAGCACCCAGCCCCTTGGTCAATTCCGGACCAAGCTGGATACGGGTTTCTGCATTCGAGCTGTTCAGCGCTTGCGCATCGGTGTTG is part of the Alteriqipengyuania halimionae genome and encodes:
- a CDS encoding Bax inhibitor-1/YccA family protein, whose translation is MADWNDQRSGVGYEPGISNASVPNTVRDAGLRKHMLSIYNYMTSGVLLSGIIALVMANTGMTTALYSNPILPWIIMLSPLAIVFAMSFGANRFSAGTLQLMFWAFAALMGASLSTIFLVYTQASIALTFFATAAAFAGLSLFGYTTKKDLSGMGTFLIMGVVGLLVAMLLNMWLQSSGFAMAISAIGVLIFAGLTAYDTQRLKAQYQYVRGTDMAGKAVILGALTLYLDFINMFQFLLSFLGSQD
- a CDS encoding pyrroline-5-carboxylate reductase family protein, translated to MFERILVCGYGNMASAMVDGWLKSGIPPHHFTIYNPRPKTVPTGTRLVTDLPPTPFDAVVLGFKPHMLAEMATKIAPATNGATVVSILGGIDLDTLRRAFPTAGKVIRLMPNLSCALGKSPIALAGRNLSDRQRQAIEELARPLGPIAWVDEDRYDLVTALTGSGPAFLYRFIDAIAGAAHDLGLEREDADRLALAMVDGAADLAAASRHDPGALALRVASPGGMTQKGIDVLDDGNALRALLRETLTAARDRGVELAAEARKISR
- a CDS encoding type III secretion system chaperone family protein, with the translated sequence MGAVGTIEIGNDAAPVDMLAALFEAHGWPFEYTGEDEISGEIKGSWTTYQLRGVWRRDDHVLQLLCLPEVRVPKEKRDSVVELLALVNEQLWLGHFDIWSNGGMVLYRHGLMLGDDGLLSLAQAKTAVEAAVEECDRFYPAFQFALWGDKAPAEALANALVDAAGEA
- a CDS encoding SPOR domain-containing protein, with product MAALVCAGAAFALPEMAVAQEVVQRLPPPEEQALKEALQALARNPDDMRSLLIAGRSALVLGDSDAALGFFSRARDLDPGSDEALAGIAAVQVRRNDPVAAIALFDNVGEQALGDPVIDAERALAYDLVGAQGRAQTLYRAVMARSSSEELIRRLALSLAISGDREGSEATLLPLLQRQNKSAWRTRAFSLAILGASDEAVTVANAVMPAGLAREMEPFLRIMERLTRAQQAAAANLGRFPGSSEIGRDTPEIAAYAAQPPVRKPRRSAGDGLVPKGEPLGGPPRRASAAAPSRQSSEGQTTAPPASRTDEPDRLARQAATLRDQEEQRRREGPTGRSNPPATGPVAENTTQPPAPTVAEPVVQAPSQAPAQDVAQSPVREPSPTAGPGFDLATVPGTIRDEPVQEPAREPDFASAFGDIGKPDAMPEAEASSGAVDVTAIKPARPEPEDPPPPPNPARIWVQLGIGRDVDALAFDWRRLKRKYEILDGRDAYRSVLGQTNRMVTGPFASRAEAMKMVNALKEEGHESLVWRSGDGEEVVLLPDG
- the ftsZ gene encoding cell division protein FtsZ; translated protein: MSINIAPADMDELRPRIVVIGVGGAGGNAISNMIDADIEGVDFVYANTDAQALNSSNAETRIQLGPELTKGLGAGARPEVGRAAAEETINEIEKALEGVNMVFIAAGMGGGTGTGAAPVIAETARKMGILTVGVVTKPFLFEGTRRMRAAEQGIDQLQSHVDTLIVIPNQNLFLVAKAETTFKEAFLLADEVLQQGVRSITDLMVMPGLINLDFADIRSVMQEMGKAMMGTGESDGESRALEAAEMAIANPLLDGVSMQGARGVIISIIGGEDMRLLEVDEAANHIRELVDPDANIIWGSAFNPDLDGKIRVSVVATGIEDHVSGSYESGARKPAYAATTSYSDPAPRPQPEPAPEPVTETEGSYDDADADNDDYGGSPLVQRGQARPARDLDSSEGFEDADDVTEPPSPTDDSAYAVPGEDGGYADDGGNEPLDLSLDFAEDEEGEDDVPQDAYADLSGGGLPRMPKAIDEDDEDEGGDELLLDASRLAEGGGTSGSDAPADPAPRVPQGMGSGRSGGSGENVTAERTPGPASGQPAGQSGGQPGGAPPVPGGGSTLFERMANLSRGGSAPTPAAGSEDEDEDDDNGAVNIPRFLGRQNNQ